A stretch of the Paenibacillus dendritiformis genome encodes the following:
- a CDS encoding phosphatidylglycerophosphatase A has product MPIDMAEQWLNRRGVTLDSIADIVYRLQSPYNASLTMEACLESVRTVIRKREVQYTLITGIALDELAEQKRLPEPLQSIMEADESLYGVDETLAMGITNVYGMIGLTSFGYLDKAKIGVIRELNDNRDQVHVFLDDIVAGLAAAASARIAHRNRDARSYNPADEAL; this is encoded by the coding sequence ATGCCGATCGACATGGCCGAGCAGTGGCTCAACCGGCGGGGGGTTACCCTGGACAGCATCGCGGACATCGTGTATCGGCTTCAGTCGCCTTACAATGCGTCGCTGACGATGGAAGCGTGCCTGGAGAGCGTGCGGACGGTAATCCGCAAGCGGGAAGTACAGTATACGCTCATCACAGGCATTGCCCTGGATGAGCTGGCGGAGCAGAAGCGGCTGCCCGAGCCGCTGCAATCGATTATGGAAGCGGATGAATCCTTGTACGGCGTGGACGAGACGCTCGCGATGGGGATTACGAACGTATACGGCATGATTGGATTAACGAGCTTCGGCTATTTGGACAAAGCGAAGATCGGCGTCATCCGCGAACTCAACGATAACCGGGATCAGGTGCACGTCTTTCTTGACGATATCGTCGCCGGATTAGCGGCGGCGGCTTCCGCCCGCATCGCTCACCGGAACCGGGACGCGCGCAGCTATAATCCGGCAGATGAGGCGTTGTAG
- a CDS encoding DNA polymerase III subunit alpha translates to MEPFVHLHVHSEYSLLDGAARIENLAARAAQYGMKALALTDHGVMYGTIAFYKACLAHGVKPIIGMEAYVTTGSLHDKGSRKEQPIYHLILLAKNEEGYRNLMRITSIGHLEGFHYKPRVDMDTLRQHADGIIAMSACLGGEVSQHVLHGREEAAREAAERYRDIFKDGFYLELQDHGLPEQKKVNLGLAALSEATGIPLAVTNDVHYMEEEDAAVQDVLICIGTGKTKEDEDRLKMGTTQMYFKSAEEMNALFRHVPEAVANTARIAEQCQVTLDLGASILPSFGPLPPGVSAPDYLRQLCQEGLERRYADLPVWAEEEFRAAAQDRLNYELDTIEKMGFSDYFLIVWDFIRFAHEQGIMTGPGRGSSAGSLVAYSLRITNVDPLKYRLLFERFLNPERITMPDIDIDFNDERRDEVIRYVADRYGHDRVAQIITFGTMAARAAVRDVGRVLNVPYNETDRAAKLIPNQIGMTLAKALNASSELREWKQRQPRIGELLDMAAKVERMPRHASTHAAGVVISREPLTDYVPLQAGTEHAALTQYSMEHLEAVGLLKMDFLGLRTLSIIERTLGWVKKDTGDEIGLNALDDTDPATYALLGRGDTTGVFQLESAGMRRVLRELKPSSFEDIISVLALYRPGPMEFIPNFIQSKHGLKPVEYPHPDLEPILRDTYGIIVYQEQIMHIASKMAGFSLGEADLLRRAVSKKKREVLDQQRQHFVEGSVGQGYSSEEANRVYDMIVRFADYGFPRAHAAAYAVLAFQTAYLKTHYPTEFMASMLTANMGSHRKVAEYIDDCRRLGIEVLPPDVNESFVPFTPVAGGIRFGLGAIKNVGTLAIDSIIRERRERPYTDLLDFCQRVDLRVCNRRVIESLIQGGAFDSLPGHRAQLLAMIDETLEAAAKWRKDREDLQIQFLDLVEVNNWTIEYPEVQPLTMPQQLELERELLGLYLSGHPLDEYDQLLEELDTDRLVDLHEAPDESECIVAGMIVSLRTILTKKGKPMAFAELEDRVERAEVVLFPEVWRRAERLVGKGALVAVQAKVQLEDEGFKLLAHEVVPLEAGAVSGLAKRAAARRRKPLAAGRGAPDAAAPAAAGAAGHRAAPPRPAPARQPQQAPSAGSGAKSAPRGAKRQRVYIKITADRERPELLEELKRLLRTQPGPLPTVLFYEREQQLLALNDSYALKPSPELFKRIEALFGEGSVRVK, encoded by the coding sequence ATGGAACCGTTCGTGCACCTGCACGTTCACAGTGAATACAGCCTGCTTGACGGTGCGGCCCGCATCGAGAATCTGGCCGCGCGGGCGGCTCAATACGGGATGAAAGCGCTGGCGCTTACCGACCATGGGGTCATGTACGGGACCATCGCCTTCTACAAAGCTTGCCTGGCGCACGGCGTCAAGCCGATAATCGGCATGGAGGCCTATGTGACGACCGGGTCGCTTCATGATAAAGGCTCCCGCAAGGAGCAGCCAATCTATCACCTGATTCTGCTGGCGAAGAACGAAGAAGGCTACCGCAATCTGATGCGGATTACGTCCATCGGGCATTTGGAAGGATTTCATTACAAGCCGCGGGTGGACATGGACACGCTGCGCCAGCATGCGGACGGCATCATCGCGATGAGCGCTTGCCTTGGAGGAGAGGTGTCCCAGCATGTGCTCCACGGGCGCGAAGAGGCCGCCCGGGAGGCGGCGGAACGCTATCGGGATATATTTAAGGACGGATTCTATCTGGAGCTGCAGGACCATGGGCTGCCCGAGCAGAAGAAGGTCAATCTCGGCCTTGCCGCGCTCAGCGAGGCGACGGGCATTCCGCTTGCGGTAACGAATGACGTCCATTATATGGAGGAAGAGGATGCCGCCGTGCAGGATGTCCTCATCTGCATCGGCACGGGCAAGACGAAGGAAGACGAGGATCGTCTGAAGATGGGGACGACCCAGATGTACTTCAAGTCGGCGGAGGAGATGAACGCGCTGTTCCGCCACGTTCCGGAAGCGGTGGCGAATACGGCGCGCATTGCGGAGCAATGTCAGGTGACGCTGGACCTTGGCGCCTCGATTCTGCCTTCCTTCGGGCCGTTGCCGCCGGGGGTGTCCGCCCCCGATTACTTGCGGCAGCTATGCCAGGAAGGGCTTGAACGGCGCTACGCGGATCTGCCCGTCTGGGCGGAAGAGGAGTTCCGCGCGGCGGCGCAGGATCGGCTGAACTATGAGCTGGACACGATCGAGAAGATGGGGTTCTCCGACTATTTCCTTATCGTGTGGGATTTCATCCGCTTCGCGCATGAGCAGGGCATTATGACCGGACCCGGCCGGGGCTCGTCCGCCGGCAGCTTGGTCGCCTACAGCTTGCGCATTACGAATGTGGACCCGCTCAAGTACCGGCTGCTGTTCGAGCGTTTCCTCAATCCTGAACGGATTACGATGCCGGATATCGACATCGATTTCAATGACGAACGGCGCGACGAAGTCATCCGATATGTCGCCGACAGATACGGCCATGACCGGGTCGCGCAGATCATCACCTTCGGCACGATGGCCGCGCGCGCGGCCGTACGGGATGTCGGCCGGGTGCTGAATGTGCCGTATAACGAGACGGATCGGGCGGCCAAGCTGATCCCGAACCAGATTGGCATGACGCTTGCCAAGGCGCTGAACGCAAGCAGCGAGCTCCGCGAATGGAAGCAGCGCCAGCCCCGCATCGGCGAGCTGCTCGACATGGCGGCGAAGGTGGAGCGGATGCCGCGCCACGCCTCGACCCATGCGGCGGGCGTCGTCATCAGCCGCGAGCCCTTGACGGATTACGTGCCGCTTCAGGCCGGGACGGAGCATGCGGCGCTTACGCAATATTCGATGGAGCATCTGGAAGCGGTCGGACTGCTGAAGATGGACTTCCTCGGCCTGCGCACATTGTCGATTATCGAGCGCACGCTTGGCTGGGTGAAGAAGGATACGGGAGACGAGATCGGCCTGAACGCGCTTGACGACACGGATCCGGCCACTTATGCGCTGCTGGGCCGAGGGGATACGACGGGCGTATTCCAATTGGAATCGGCGGGCATGCGCCGCGTCCTGCGGGAATTGAAGCCGTCGTCGTTCGAGGATATCATATCCGTTCTCGCCTTATACCGGCCGGGTCCGATGGAGTTCATCCCGAATTTTATTCAGAGCAAGCACGGCCTGAAGCCGGTGGAATACCCGCATCCCGATCTGGAGCCGATTCTCCGGGACACCTACGGAATAATCGTCTACCAGGAGCAGATTATGCACATCGCCTCGAAGATGGCGGGCTTCAGTCTGGGGGAAGCGGATCTGCTGCGGCGGGCCGTGTCGAAGAAGAAGCGCGAAGTGCTGGATCAGCAGCGCCAGCATTTCGTGGAAGGCAGTGTGGGGCAGGGCTACTCTTCGGAGGAGGCGAACCGGGTGTACGACATGATCGTCCGCTTCGCCGACTACGGCTTCCCGCGCGCCCATGCGGCGGCGTATGCCGTGCTCGCCTTCCAGACGGCATATCTCAAGACGCATTATCCGACAGAATTCATGGCGTCCATGCTGACGGCCAATATGGGCAGCCACCGGAAGGTGGCGGAATATATCGACGATTGCCGGCGGCTCGGCATCGAGGTGCTGCCGCCGGATGTCAATGAGAGCTTCGTGCCGTTCACGCCGGTCGCGGGCGGCATCCGCTTCGGCCTGGGAGCGATCAAGAATGTCGGCACGCTGGCGATCGACAGCATTATTCGCGAGCGGCGGGAGCGGCCTTATACGGATTTGCTCGATTTTTGCCAGCGGGTCGATCTGCGTGTCTGCAACCGGCGGGTCATCGAATCGCTCATTCAGGGCGGAGCCTTCGATTCCTTGCCGGGGCACCGGGCCCAACTGCTCGCCATGATCGACGAGACGCTGGAGGCGGCCGCGAAATGGCGCAAGGATCGGGAAGATTTGCAGATCCAGTTCCTCGATCTCGTCGAGGTGAACAACTGGACGATCGAGTATCCCGAGGTTCAGCCGCTCACGATGCCGCAGCAGCTGGAACTGGAGCGGGAACTGCTCGGCCTCTATCTGTCCGGGCATCCGCTGGACGAATATGATCAATTGCTGGAGGAGCTCGACACCGACCGGCTTGTCGACCTTCACGAAGCGCCTGACGAGAGCGAGTGCATCGTCGCCGGGATGATCGTGTCGCTCCGCACCATTTTGACGAAGAAGGGCAAGCCGATGGCCTTCGCCGAGCTGGAGGACCGCGTGGAGCGGGCCGAGGTCGTGCTGTTCCCGGAAGTGTGGAGACGGGCGGAGCGGCTCGTCGGCAAGGGCGCGCTCGTGGCGGTGCAGGCGAAGGTGCAGCTTGAGGACGAGGGTTTCAAGCTGCTCGCCCACGAGGTGGTGCCGCTCGAAGCCGGCGCCGTCTCCGGCCTGGCGAAGCGCGCCGCCGCCCGACGGAGGAAGCCGCTGGCGGCCGGAAGGGGCGCGCCCGACGCCGCCGCCCCCGCAGCTGCCGGCGCCGCCGGGCATCGCGCCGCGCCGCCGCGCCCGGCTCCGGCCCGCCAGCCGCAGCAGGCGCCATCGGCGGGCTCCGGCGCCAAGAGCGCGCCGCGCGGGGCGAAGCGCCAGCGCGTCTATATCAAAATCACGGCCGACCGCGAGCGGCCGGAGCTGCTGGAGGAGCTCAAGCGGCTCCTCCGGACGCAGCCCGGCCCGCTGCCGACCGTGCTGTTCTACGAACGCGAGCAGCAGCTTCTCGCGTTGAACGACTCGTACGCGCTCAAGCCTTCGCCGGAGCTGTTCAAGCGCATCGAGGCGCTGTTCGGCGAAGGAAGCGTACGCGTAAAATAA
- a CDS encoding YtrH family sporulation protein, producing the protein MGTFLSKALIDFFIAFGVVLGGSILAGIGAVVALQSPVDTMQHISEQLKIWAVVAAVGGTIDPIRVIESNFLDGNLSPVFKQLLYILVSFIGAHMGTELIQWICRSRI; encoded by the coding sequence ATGGGTACGTTTCTGTCCAAAGCGCTCATCGATTTTTTCATCGCCTTCGGCGTCGTGCTGGGCGGATCAATATTGGCCGGCATCGGGGCCGTCGTCGCGCTGCAATCGCCGGTCGATACGATGCAGCATATTTCCGAGCAATTGAAAATATGGGCCGTCGTCGCCGCCGTCGGCGGAACGATCGACCCGATACGCGTCATCGAAAGCAACTTCCTGGACGGGAACCTCTCCCCGGTCTTCAAGCAGCTTCTCTACATCCTCGTCTCCTTCATCGGCGCCCATATGGGAACCGAGCTGATTCAATGGATATGCCGAAGCCGAATCTAA
- a CDS encoding YtpI family protein, with the protein MEWIQWTLFLLLCITSVLSVFFSIRSRRQTDTVLRGLFAARMNICMGLMLLCLAGIQAIVYSASTMRIIVGAVVMLLGLFNLLAGVRNHMHFQRILDGVGSSK; encoded by the coding sequence ATGGAATGGATTCAATGGACGCTGTTCCTGTTACTGTGCATTACATCCGTGCTGTCGGTCTTTTTCAGCATCCGCTCCCGGCGGCAGACGGACACGGTGCTCCGCGGCCTGTTCGCGGCCAGAATGAACATCTGCATGGGACTGATGCTGCTCTGCCTGGCCGGCATTCAGGCGATCGTGTACTCCGCCTCGACGATGCGCATCATTGTCGGCGCCGTCGTCATGCTGCTCGGGCTGTTCAATCTGCTGGCCGGCGTGCGCAACCATATGCACTTCCAGCGCATTCTTGACGGGGTCGGCTCCTCGAAATAA
- a CDS encoding DRTGG domain-containing protein yields the protein MEGNDGTVTKYEQLLHHIEGLKPGTKISVRKLAKEMSVSEGTAYRAVKEAESIGIVITKERIGTVRVEKKPRNMSDNLTFGEVVDILGGHVLGGGKGLEKTLNKYVIGAMKLDAMERYIDAGSLLIVGNREDAHRLALQHGAGVLITGGFGTSREVKLLADALNLPIFSSKYDTFTVASIINRALFDRLIKKKIMIIEDIVTLKSKMYVLRPSSTVHDFERMREETGHSRFPVVDEWNRVIGMMTYKDMLGADSQQTIEKLYTRSPLTATLQTTLATAAHTMVWEGVELLPVVDRSRKLIAVVTRREVLNALRDARQETQLGETFVDLIWNGFEEQRDEEGNPLFRGAITPQMVNGFGAVSEGILTTLMTQAALRAVKEMRSYDHVMDNITTYFVRPLQIEDAVTLKPQLIEMSRKFCKLEVEIRHGEVLAAKAMMTMQSIDHD from the coding sequence ATGGAAGGGAATGATGGGACGGTCACGAAGTATGAGCAGTTGCTCCATCATATCGAGGGCTTGAAGCCGGGAACGAAAATATCGGTGCGCAAGCTGGCGAAGGAGATGTCGGTGAGCGAGGGGACCGCTTACCGCGCCGTCAAAGAGGCCGAGAGCATCGGCATCGTCATTACGAAGGAGCGGATAGGCACGGTCCGCGTGGAGAAGAAGCCGCGCAATATGTCGGACAACCTGACCTTTGGCGAGGTGGTCGACATCTTAGGCGGGCACGTATTGGGCGGCGGCAAGGGGCTCGAGAAGACGCTGAACAAATATGTCATCGGGGCGATGAAGCTCGACGCGATGGAGCGCTATATCGATGCCGGCAGCCTGCTTATCGTCGGGAACCGGGAAGATGCGCACCGGCTTGCCCTCCAGCATGGCGCGGGGGTCCTCATCACCGGGGGATTCGGCACCAGCCGCGAGGTCAAGCTGCTGGCCGATGCGCTGAATCTGCCGATTTTTTCGTCGAAATACGACACGTTCACGGTCGCCTCGATCATTAACCGGGCGCTGTTCGATCGCTTAATCAAGAAGAAGATTATGATTATCGAGGATATCGTCACGTTGAAATCGAAAATGTATGTGCTGCGTCCTTCAAGCACGGTGCATGATTTCGAGCGGATGCGGGAAGAGACGGGGCACAGCCGCTTCCCGGTCGTGGACGAATGGAACCGCGTCATCGGGATGATGACGTACAAGGATATGCTCGGCGCGGATTCCCAGCAGACAATCGAGAAGCTGTATACGCGAAGCCCTCTGACAGCCACGCTGCAGACGACGCTGGCTACTGCGGCCCATACGATGGTGTGGGAAGGGGTGGAGCTGCTTCCTGTCGTCGATCGGAGCCGGAAGCTGATTGCGGTCGTGACGCGCCGCGAGGTGCTGAACGCGCTGCGGGACGCGCGCCAGGAGACGCAATTGGGCGAGACATTCGTTGATCTGATATGGAACGGCTTCGAGGAACAGCGGGACGAGGAAGGAAATCCGTTGTTCCGCGGGGCGATTACGCCCCAGATGGTGAACGGCTTCGGCGCGGTGTCGGAGGGCATATTGACGACGCTGATGACGCAAGCCGCGCTGCGGGCGGTCAAGGAAATGCGGAGCTATGATCATGTGATGGACAATATCACCACGTATTTCGTCCGTCCGCTCCAGATTGAAGATGCCGTCACGCTGAAGCCTCAGTTGATCGAAATGAGCCGCAAGTTCTGCAAGCTGGAGGTCGAGATTCGGCATGGAGAGGTGCTGGCGGCCAAAGCGATGATGACGATGCAGTCGATCGATCACGACTGA
- the ant(6) gene encoding aminoglycoside 6-adenylyltransferase, producing MRSEQEMMNLLVDFAGEDERIRLVTLEGSRTNRNIPPDSFQDYDISYFVTDIDSFKENDQWLDIFGKRLMMQKPEDMELFPSELGSWFSYIILLEDGNKLDLTLIPVREVEDYFAKSDGLVEVLLDKDARIHTEVIADDRQYWIKRPTAREFDDCCNEFWMTSTYVVKGLARKELLFAVDHFHEIARPNLLRMMAWQIGSERGYTFSVGKNYKFLDRCLPQEDWEQLLSTYSQNGYKEMWQSLFTCYALFRAYAKAVAASLGYRYPDYDEAITKYTEKIYKSLT from the coding sequence TTGAGAAGTGAACAAGAAATGATGAATTTGCTTGTCGATTTCGCCGGAGAGGATGAGAGAATCCGACTGGTCACCTTGGAGGGCTCGCGTACAAACCGCAATATCCCCCCGGATTCGTTCCAAGATTATGACATTTCCTACTTTGTAACCGATATCGATTCCTTCAAGGAAAACGATCAGTGGCTGGACATATTCGGGAAGCGGCTCATGATGCAAAAACCCGAGGATATGGAGCTTTTTCCATCGGAGTTAGGGAGCTGGTTTTCCTATATTATTCTGTTGGAGGACGGGAATAAATTAGACCTGACCCTTATTCCGGTTCGAGAGGTGGAGGATTATTTCGCCAAGAGCGACGGATTGGTGGAGGTCCTGCTTGATAAGGATGCCCGCATCCACACCGAAGTGATCGCAGACGACCGTCAATATTGGATAAAAAGGCCGACTGCAAGAGAATTTGATGACTGCTGCAATGAATTCTGGATGACCTCCACTTATGTGGTAAAAGGCTTGGCGAGAAAAGAACTCCTGTTTGCGGTCGACCATTTCCACGAGATTGCGCGGCCGAACCTGCTGCGAATGATGGCTTGGCAGATCGGCTCGGAGCGTGGATACACCTTCAGCGTAGGGAAGAACTATAAGTTTCTTGATCGCTGCCTTCCTCAGGAAGACTGGGAGCAGCTGCTCTCCACCTACTCCCAGAATGGTTATAAAGAAATGTGGCAGTCTTTATTTACTTGCTATGCACTATTCCGCGCGTACGCCAAGGCTGTGGCCGCGAGTCTCGGCTACCGCTATCCGGATTACGATGAAGCCATCACCAAGTATACTGAAAAGATCTATAAGTCATTGACGTGA
- a CDS encoding YhgE/Pip domain-containing protein → MKSLRFFWSEFMGVVRSKDVLVPVLGLLVIPLLYSGVYLVANWDPYSNVKNMPVAVVNEDRPVMYEGKEIAIGRELIEKLHSNDAVDFHFVSRKEGERGLSENKYYLLIIVPEEMSHNATTILDPHPKPMNLIYKENSSYNFLSGQISDKVVQSIKSELSQKVTETYVEQMFNAIDSVAEGLGAASEGAGKIEDGLSQLGDGIEMFRDELNAQVDSKTAEAETMVEKMLAENEKKLDRLIHDEIDKTMDTKKPELMKKVHQDIDTEAEKYTKVVYDTVHTRIDDMVNEYSPLSKEKLHDQIDKQSVIYGAAIRKKLHQEIDNAYNNNLNQVLGKISREVDKSVTEMEPAARVKMHSIIDKEYENVDSSLRATLNHYIDEKVDQLFDGAIKRGKEQLGKIQANLDQLEEKLKPIGEKLPPELQQQWEAVKKQLEEVRTQIEDNLTQANLEQLRDKVKQDLSNMVNKELDRLKPALLAKLHQAADQKFDQVYPQVRSLAQQAAMSKANELAPKLLAKAHLVAEDLYQEKSKQLNDKLHDTVDTKWMEYEPKVVAGLHRKANDELNRMTPEILAKIHQAADDKVNSLEPMARDMLHDMAEMKLKEAAKKVQDMIFVKMSDMLNQVDQAKDAINGGFDQLLDGQEQLLSGGAELRRKLQEGADKAQQNPTDKTYEMISSPVGSDKVANHDVTTYGVGMAPYFLSLGFFVGALMFSMVYPLRETYNRPPSGTAWMTSKYGFMAVESVLQVAIAGLVVLNVIHLPVTNVPMFFVVCLVTSLTFFAMIQFFITSFGNVGRFIIILLLVFQLSSTAGTFPIELTPKFFQMLHPWFPMTYTIRAFRGVVSLGDIQYVWLNLGKLSIFLVLSLLGSWIYFIRSHRKLAKTEPSADATAVTG, encoded by the coding sequence ATGAAGAGTCTTCGGTTTTTTTGGTCGGAATTCATGGGAGTTGTCCGTTCGAAGGATGTCCTGGTTCCGGTACTCGGTCTCCTGGTTATCCCGCTTCTGTACAGCGGCGTCTACTTGGTAGCGAACTGGGATCCGTACAGCAATGTCAAAAACATGCCTGTCGCAGTCGTTAATGAGGACCGGCCGGTGATGTATGAAGGCAAGGAGATTGCGATCGGGCGCGAACTGATCGAGAAGCTGCACAGCAACGATGCGGTCGACTTCCATTTCGTGTCGCGCAAGGAGGGCGAGCGCGGATTAAGCGAGAACAAGTATTATTTGCTTATTATCGTGCCGGAGGAGATGTCGCATAATGCGACCACGATTCTCGACCCCCATCCGAAGCCGATGAATCTGATTTATAAGGAGAACAGCAGCTATAATTTCTTATCCGGTCAAATCTCCGACAAGGTCGTGCAGAGCATCAAATCAGAGCTGTCGCAAAAGGTGACGGAGACCTATGTCGAGCAGATGTTCAATGCGATCGACAGCGTCGCGGAAGGATTGGGCGCCGCCAGCGAAGGGGCCGGCAAAATCGAAGACGGTCTGAGCCAGTTGGGCGACGGAATCGAGATGTTCCGGGACGAGTTGAATGCGCAGGTCGACTCGAAGACGGCGGAAGCGGAGACGATGGTCGAGAAGATGCTGGCCGAGAACGAGAAGAAGCTCGATCGGCTGATTCATGACGAAATCGACAAAACGATGGATACGAAGAAGCCGGAGCTGATGAAAAAAGTCCACCAAGACATCGATACGGAAGCCGAAAAGTATACCAAGGTTGTCTATGATACCGTGCATACGCGGATCGACGACATGGTCAATGAGTATTCGCCATTGTCCAAGGAAAAGCTTCACGATCAAATCGACAAACAGTCCGTTATCTATGGAGCGGCAATCCGCAAGAAGCTGCATCAGGAAATCGACAACGCGTACAACAACAATCTGAATCAGGTGCTGGGCAAAATCAGCCGGGAAGTCGACAAGTCGGTTACCGAGATGGAGCCGGCTGCCCGGGTGAAAATGCACAGCATTATCGACAAGGAATACGAGAATGTAGACAGCTCGCTCCGTGCGACGCTGAACCATTACATTGATGAGAAAGTGGATCAGCTCTTCGACGGCGCCATCAAGCGCGGAAAGGAGCAGCTGGGTAAAATCCAGGCGAACCTCGATCAACTGGAAGAGAAGCTGAAGCCGATCGGCGAGAAGCTGCCTCCGGAGCTCCAGCAGCAGTGGGAAGCGGTGAAGAAGCAGCTCGAAGAGGTTCGAACCCAGATCGAAGATAACCTGACTCAGGCCAATCTGGAGCAGCTGCGCGACAAAGTGAAGCAGGATTTGAGCAACATGGTCAATAAGGAGCTCGACAGGTTGAAGCCGGCCCTGCTCGCCAAGCTGCATCAGGCGGCGGACCAGAAATTCGATCAGGTATACCCGCAGGTTCGTTCGCTCGCCCAGCAGGCGGCGATGTCCAAAGCGAATGAGCTGGCGCCGAAGCTGCTGGCCAAGGCGCATCTCGTGGCTGAAGATCTATATCAGGAAAAATCAAAACAACTGAACGACAAGCTTCATGATACGGTCGATACCAAATGGATGGAGTATGAGCCGAAGGTCGTCGCAGGACTCCATCGGAAGGCGAACGACGAGCTGAATCGGATGACGCCGGAGATTCTCGCCAAGATTCATCAGGCGGCCGATGACAAGGTGAACAGTCTGGAGCCGATGGCGCGCGACATGCTGCACGACATGGCGGAGATGAAGCTGAAGGAGGCCGCCAAAAAGGTGCAGGACATGATCTTCGTCAAGATGAGCGATATGCTGAATCAGGTGGATCAAGCGAAGGATGCGATCAACGGCGGATTTGATCAGCTGCTGGACGGGCAGGAGCAGCTGTTATCCGGCGGCGCGGAGCTTCGCCGGAAGCTTCAGGAAGGCGCGGATAAAGCGCAGCAGAACCCGACCGATAAGACATATGAAATGATTTCGTCTCCGGTTGGCAGCGATAAAGTCGCGAATCATGATGTCACGACCTATGGCGTAGGCATGGCGCCGTATTTCCTGTCGCTTGGATTTTTCGTCGGGGCATTGATGTTCTCGATGGTCTATCCGCTGCGGGAGACCTACAACCGGCCGCCTTCCGGCACGGCCTGGATGACGAGCAAATACGGGTTCATGGCAGTGGAGAGCGTTCTCCAGGTTGCCATTGCCGGACTTGTTGTTCTCAACGTGATTCATTTGCCGGTCACGAACGTGCCGATGTTCTTCGTCGTCTGTCTCGTTACCAGCTTAACATTCTTTGCCATGATCCAATTTTTCATCACCTCATTCGGGAATGTAGGGCGCTTCATTATCATTTTGCTGCTCGTGTTCCAGCTGTCCTCGACGGCAGGCACATTCCCGATTGAGCTAACGCCGAAATTTTTCCAGATGCTGCATCCTTGGTTCCCGATGACCTACACCATCCGGGCCTTCCGCGGCGTCGTGTCGCTGGGCGACATCCAATACGTCTGGTTGAATCTCGGCAAGCTGTCCATCTTCCTTGTCCTGTCGCTTCTCGGCAGCTGGATCTATTTCATTCGCAGCCACCGGAAGCTGGCCAAGACGGAGCCGTCGGCTGACGCAACCGCCGTGACCGGCTGA
- a CDS encoding ABC transporter permease has product MELLGSLINGTLVFATALVFAALGGLIAERSGVINLGLEGFMVSGAFSSAVVAYYAEQAGLGAASPWLGCLAALIFTVIFSGIHVIASVRFKANQVISGIVVNMLAASSTFFLVKLIFDGAAETPVISNVFHRIHIPWLSDLPFVGRAFFQSYPTTYIALLLVIIVYYVMFKTPLGLRLRAVGEHPGAADTAGVKVNRLRGWAVMVGGSIAALGGATIALTANSSFASNTISGQGYIALAAVIFGRWNPVGATCAALFFGLAQALRDQVQLYSFANAVPTEVFYMLPYVLTLLVLIFTAGKSNSPSALGAPYEPGKR; this is encoded by the coding sequence ATGGAATTGCTCGGATCTTTAATCAACGGGACTCTCGTATTTGCAACAGCACTCGTCTTCGCCGCGCTGGGCGGACTCATTGCGGAGCGTTCGGGGGTTATCAACCTCGGATTGGAAGGCTTTATGGTGTCAGGCGCGTTTTCCTCCGCAGTTGTGGCTTATTATGCCGAACAGGCGGGACTAGGCGCGGCTTCTCCATGGCTGGGCTGTCTGGCCGCGCTTATCTTTACCGTTATCTTCTCGGGCATTCATGTCATTGCCTCGGTTCGCTTCAAGGCGAATCAGGTCATAAGCGGTATCGTGGTCAATATGCTCGCCGCCAGCTCCACCTTCTTCCTGGTGAAGCTCATCTTCGACGGAGCGGCCGAGACCCCGGTCATCAGCAATGTGTTCCACCGGATTCACATTCCTTGGCTGAGCGATCTTCCGTTCGTCGGCAGAGCGTTCTTCCAGTCTTACCCGACGACGTATATCGCGCTGCTGCTCGTCATCATCGTCTATTACGTGATGTTCAAGACGCCGCTCGGCCTGCGGCTGCGGGCGGTCGGCGAGCACCCGGGAGCGGCGGACACGGCCGGGGTGAAGGTCAACCGGCTGCGCGGCTGGGCCGTTATGGTCGGCGGATCGATTGCCGCGCTCGGCGGAGCGACGATTGCGCTGACGGCGAACAGCAGCTTCGCGTCCAACACGATCTCCGGCCAGGGGTATATCGCGCTGGCGGCGGTTATCTTCGGCCGCTGGAATCCGGTCGGCGCGACGTGCGCGGCTTTGTTCTTCGGCCTCGCGCAGGCGCTGCGCGATCAGGTTCAGCTGTACTCCTTCGCCAACGCGGTACCGACGGAAGTGTTCTATATGCTGCCGTACGTGCTGACGCTTCTCGTGCTGATCTTCACGGCCGGCAAGAGCAATTCGCCGTCTGCGCTTGGCGCGCCGTACGAGCCGGGCAAGCGGTAA